Proteins co-encoded in one Dyadobacter sp. CECT 9275 genomic window:
- a CDS encoding ISAon1 family transposase N-terminal region protein — protein MQESYLALVRFLLPEGILEYFELSKIVEGLTGLNIYLEEKNLPPAEYEDKKLESKGFLPEIYIQDFPIRNQKVTLCIKRRRWEVRETDEIITRDWNIVQQGTRMTREFADFLKGLY, from the coding sequence TTGCAAGAGTCCTATTTAGCCCTAGTCCGTTTCCTATTGCCAGAAGGTATTTTAGAATATTTCGAACTTTCCAAAATTGTTGAAGGTCTCACTGGCCTGAATATCTATCTTGAGGAGAAAAACCTTCCTCCTGCCGAATACGAAGACAAAAAATTAGAATCCAAAGGCTTTCTACCCGAAATATACATTCAGGACTTTCCTATTCGTAATCAAAAGGTTACGCTTTGTATCAAGCGTCGGCGCTGGGAAGTCAGAGAGACCGACGAGATTATCACCAGGGATTGGAATATTGTACAACAGGGGACTCGAATGACTCGAGAGTTCGCTGATTTTTTAAAAGGACTGTATTGA